The Fimbriimonas ginsengisoli Gsoil 348 genome window below encodes:
- a CDS encoding rhamnulokinase: MPHAVAVDLGATSGRFALGNYQEGRIKFEVVEQIPHGATERNGRLEWDLDLLLSLCRRAADYGAANGAQTLGIDSWGVDHGFLDADGNLLGAPVCYRDLSHLDAFEALRPHRERLYALTGIQHQPFNTICQLYARRAEDPMFVSSAKDWMIFPDLLGYLLSGERNHELTQASTTQLLGLDGQWSAEAFEIAGWPTPERVAHQPGSLGGQVGGLRIAHVGSHDTASAVAGFGVLGADQIFLNVGTWSLVGCVIPQPIATPEAERLNFTNERTIDGQVRFLRNVPGFYVINRIHEELRVGKPVPEWLASATLPEETVDLLHPDFFNPDSMVETCAALAGRRPRSIEEWAGFALGSLTATLAKLPGDLERLTGRKFNSIRVGGGGSQSVAFCGALAQATGLTVHAGPAEATVLGNVGVQFLASGVFGSHAEMFAAISRSADVSVYAPNRR, encoded by the coding sequence ATGCCGCACGCTGTTGCCGTGGACCTCGGAGCTACTTCGGGGCGTTTTGCCCTTGGAAACTACCAGGAGGGGCGGATCAAGTTCGAGGTGGTCGAGCAGATCCCGCACGGCGCTACCGAGCGAAACGGCCGCTTAGAATGGGATCTGGATCTCCTTCTCTCCCTTTGCCGTCGTGCGGCCGATTACGGAGCCGCCAACGGCGCGCAAACGCTTGGTATCGACTCCTGGGGCGTAGACCACGGATTTCTCGATGCGGACGGGAATCTCCTGGGTGCACCGGTTTGCTACCGCGACCTTTCCCACCTTGACGCTTTCGAGGCGTTGCGGCCGCACCGGGAGCGGCTTTATGCGCTCACGGGCATCCAGCACCAGCCGTTTAACACAATCTGCCAGCTCTATGCCCGCCGAGCCGAGGACCCCATGTTCGTGTCTTCGGCGAAGGATTGGATGATCTTTCCCGACCTGCTCGGCTACCTCCTCTCGGGCGAGCGGAACCATGAGCTGACCCAGGCATCGACGACGCAGCTCTTGGGACTCGACGGGCAGTGGTCCGCAGAGGCGTTCGAAATCGCCGGTTGGCCAACGCCCGAGCGGGTCGCGCACCAGCCAGGGAGTCTCGGGGGACAGGTCGGAGGGTTGCGGATCGCCCATGTCGGAAGTCATGACACTGCCTCGGCAGTGGCTGGCTTCGGCGTGTTGGGAGCGGATCAGATCTTTCTGAATGTCGGCACGTGGTCGCTGGTCGGCTGCGTTATCCCGCAGCCGATCGCGACGCCGGAGGCGGAGCGCTTGAATTTCACCAACGAGCGCACGATCGACGGGCAGGTGCGGTTCCTGCGAAACGTGCCGGGGTTCTATGTCATCAATCGGATCCACGAGGAGCTGCGGGTCGGGAAGCCGGTACCGGAGTGGCTCGCGTCAGCGACTTTGCCGGAAGAGACAGTCGACCTGCTTCACCCGGATTTCTTCAATCCGGACTCGATGGTGGAAACCTGCGCGGCTTTGGCCGGACGCCGGCCGCGGTCGATCGAAGAATGGGCGGGATTTGCGCTGGGAAGCCTCACCGCGACCCTAGCAAAGCTTCCCGGCGACCTTGAGCGGCTCACCGGCCGTAAGTTCAATAGCATTCGGGTGGGAGGCGGCGGCTCGCAGAGCGTAGCGTTCTGCGGTGCGCTCGCCCAGGCCACCGGCCTTACGGTCCATGCGGGGCCGGCGGAGGCGACGGTTCTGGGAAACGTCGGCGTGCAATTTCTCGCCAGCGGCGTTTTCGGATCGCACGCCGAAATGTTCGCGGCGATCTCCCGGAGCGCCGACGTGTCGGTTTACGCGCCGAATCGGCGGTAG
- a CDS encoding metal-sensitive transcriptional regulator, which translates to MKETVHQDAKRRLARISGQVNGLQKMVDDERYCVDILTQVAALRAALDQFGLLMLSTHLEDCVYGNVGGECTTMGPAERLEEIKVTLNRFLK; encoded by the coding sequence ATGAAGGAAACCGTCCACCAGGACGCGAAGCGGCGGCTCGCGCGCATTTCGGGTCAGGTCAACGGCCTGCAAAAAATGGTCGACGACGAGCGGTACTGCGTGGACATCCTCACGCAGGTGGCCGCTCTTCGGGCCGCTCTTGACCAGTTCGGCCTGCTGATGCTCTCCACTCACCTGGAGGATTGCGTCTACGGCAACGTGGGCGGAGAGTGCACAACCATGGGCCCGGCGGAGCGACTCGAAGAAATCAAGGTTACGCTCAACCGGTTTCTGAAATAA
- a CDS encoding ankyrin repeat domain-containing protein — translation MSEKAFFNAVKKGDLAEVQALLAGDPALVHARENDQATPLHFAAWKGHPEIAEVLIAAGADLQAHSTNGHWGTTPLHAAAHGNQKAVAEVLIKHGADINAKRAVGEGTPLAETRAHNATAVAKLLRAHGATE, via the coding sequence GTGAGTGAAAAAGCATTTTTCAACGCCGTCAAGAAAGGGGACCTTGCCGAGGTGCAGGCGTTGCTGGCTGGCGACCCGGCACTGGTGCACGCTCGGGAGAACGACCAAGCGACCCCTCTCCACTTTGCTGCTTGGAAGGGACACCCGGAAATCGCCGAGGTCCTTATCGCCGCCGGAGCGGACCTGCAGGCCCACAGCACGAACGGGCACTGGGGGACCACGCCTCTCCACGCCGCGGCCCACGGAAACCAAAAGGCCGTGGCCGAGGTGCTGATCAAGCACGGGGCAGACATCAATGCGAAACGGGCCGTGGGGGAAGGGACACCACTCGCGGAAACTCGGGCTCACAACGCGACCGCGGTCGCCAAGTTGTTGAGAGCCCACGGAGCCACCGAGTAG
- a CDS encoding MotA/TolQ/ExbB proton channel family protein: MNGVLDFLQKGGVMMYPLILCSILMIALIIERAVTLRKATVDAEELLDDIKGLYTPGGDSAKAIELSNRSGAIGRIFARGLRNASRSADAIEMAMEHEAANETPNLEANLAIIKTIVNVAPLLGLLGTIAGMITSFRAASQAGLSNPTQILGGISEALISTATGITLAVVGFIAHNYFANYVRKTIEDVEYFGAELVNYITGRVE, encoded by the coding sequence ATGAACGGCGTCTTAGATTTCCTTCAAAAGGGCGGGGTGATGATGTACCCGCTCATTCTCTGCTCGATACTCATGATCGCGTTGATCATCGAGCGCGCAGTCACCCTCCGCAAGGCCACGGTGGATGCTGAAGAGCTCCTCGACGACATCAAAGGGCTTTACACACCGGGCGGAGACTCCGCTAAGGCGATCGAGCTCTCCAACCGGAGCGGCGCTATCGGCCGCATCTTCGCTCGCGGCTTGCGCAACGCCAGTCGGTCGGCCGACGCCATCGAGATGGCCATGGAGCACGAGGCGGCCAACGAAACGCCGAACCTGGAAGCGAACCTTGCGATTATCAAGACGATCGTCAATGTCGCTCCACTGCTCGGTCTGCTCGGCACCATCGCCGGAATGATCACGAGCTTCCGCGCGGCCAGCCAGGCGGGACTTAGCAACCCGACCCAGATTCTCGGCGGTATCTCCGAAGCGCTCATCTCGACCGCCACCGGCATCACCCTTGCCGTCGTCGGCTTTATCGCCCACAACTACTTCGCCAACTATGTGCGGAAGACGATCGAGGACGTCGAGTACTTCGGAGCCGAGCTCGTCAACTACATCACCGGCCGCGTGGAATAG
- a CDS encoding ExbD/TolR family protein, with the protein MRSRVKIGRRRQIEEPEIIVIPMIDVMMFLLFFFMVASLAMAVQNGLPVSLPKASTGKDQRAMTVTITLQPDGSIYLNTSKITIDKLGAGLTALGVGSKTLVTLNSDEHVPYGTVVAVMDEGRKAGVTNFAFATNRR; encoded by the coding sequence ATGCGAAGCCGCGTCAAGATTGGTCGCCGAAGGCAGATTGAGGAGCCAGAGATCATCGTCATCCCGATGATCGACGTGATGATGTTCCTCCTGTTCTTCTTCATGGTCGCCAGCCTGGCGATGGCCGTGCAAAACGGCCTGCCCGTGAGCCTGCCGAAGGCAAGCACCGGCAAAGACCAGCGCGCGATGACGGTCACGATCACCTTGCAGCCGGACGGATCGATCTATCTCAACACCTCCAAGATCACCATCGATAAGCTCGGCGCGGGATTGACGGCCCTCGGTGTCGGAAGCAAGACCCTGGTAACCCTCAACTCGGACGAGCACGTCCCCTACGGCACGGTGGTGGCCGTGATGGATGAAGGACGCAAGGCCGGCGTCACCAATTTCGCCTTCGCCACCAATCGACGGTAA
- a CDS encoding TonB family protein: MARRRRRKNPLLTRILVVSLVAHAIALPILAHYGAFEKIRQQFGTSRVVMVTVPPIEEPKKAAKKEEKKPAKTAKNAGKKAPGATRKTPGAAKSNVPQPKVVAAGNAGGGDQGPAVDANGTGKAGQLPVEPKPKPPGNETVTPPVKPPETPKPQPPVEPKPEPPKEPVKQPVTEPKPEPPKAKRLIQAEPTYAPEPTIPDELRTEPFEKTLIVEADVDIDGKPANVHIATGTGIKQLDDIGLDTAKKYKFRPATLDASPVPQHVRFRIIFKVD, encoded by the coding sequence ATGGCTCGTAGACGCCGAAGAAAGAACCCGCTGCTCACCCGAATCCTCGTGGTGTCGCTAGTCGCGCACGCGATCGCGCTGCCGATCCTGGCGCACTACGGCGCATTCGAAAAGATCCGCCAACAGTTCGGCACGTCGCGGGTGGTGATGGTCACCGTCCCTCCCATCGAAGAGCCGAAGAAGGCGGCGAAGAAGGAAGAGAAAAAGCCGGCTAAGACCGCCAAGAACGCCGGTAAGAAAGCCCCGGGCGCCACGCGGAAGACGCCCGGAGCCGCGAAGTCGAATGTGCCCCAACCGAAAGTGGTGGCCGCCGGCAATGCGGGCGGCGGCGATCAAGGTCCTGCCGTCGACGCGAACGGCACCGGAAAGGCGGGTCAGCTTCCCGTCGAACCCAAACCAAAGCCGCCGGGCAACGAGACCGTCACCCCTCCCGTAAAGCCGCCGGAGACCCCGAAACCTCAACCGCCAGTCGAACCCAAGCCGGAACCGCCGAAGGAACCGGTCAAGCAACCGGTAACCGAACCCAAACCGGAGCCACCCAAGGCCAAGCGCCTGATCCAAGCCGAACCGACCTACGCTCCCGAGCCCACCATCCCTGACGAGCTCCGGACGGAGCCGTTCGAGAAGACCCTCATCGTCGAGGCCGACGTGGACATCGATGGCAAGCCCGCGAACGTCCATATCGCCACGGGCACGGGTATCAAACAGCTCGACGACATCGGTCTCGATACGGCGAAAAAGTACAAGTTCCGTCCCGCTACCCTGGACGCCTCGCCCGTGCCGCAGCATGTCCGTTTCCGAATCATTTTCAAGGTCGATTGA
- a CDS encoding TonB-dependent receptor yields MKRSVLISLATLAAPIVQAAGLAHVRFVVVDPLTRKPVAGFVTVATSARQSLLATSLFHPGETPVLNPLSGEVQPASADLEATTITIPLGATVTLRQQDQVPTKEIVIRVTATRIAPNKAPVSTSSTTRNKEDIQKFVNTTQADTRQLTKGQAGVAEDSAGQQHVRGEHTSVSYVIDGVPLPDTLSGRQGAVVVPSTIETLEIITGGFAPEFGGQTAAVLNVTTLPNVRAARTDVTLQGGSYNTFNSDLTAVGPLGKRANYVINLGSTGTDSAEEPPQPDNQTAHNRGTSRSAFAKLRISPNSRDAYTITVSNNPADLQIANRTGLPASFAQAGQGYGLFGLRNADGTRPDVTPQNAGLLGAQTIPLPSQQAAGQDINQSEINEFAILNFQRHVSANDNAQLGLTLLHGGQEVDNRNPAVDLMNLPVDNSIEFNPTASRTIHHVQLSGAYNARRGSHRLKAGFLLDSQTGTESYKIEPASQLALDAIAAIAPGLAPPGSASADLDINGNPVYTATGPSPTLKVSRTGTYKAAYLQDTWIRGRLTANYGLRGDWYNQNQDLGQPDVSAFTLSPRLNFQYQLNKRTDLRWSYNKLFNTPPLAQGAILGAAVPPEIVDQYDVALSHKLAPGQSLTVAYYYKQIKDQVDVGLLIPGSQIGLYSAVSLEHGGVHGLEISYDLSSHNGWDAYLNYSRSAAKPNGKDNTGADTDEFNDHDQRHTVGVGIAYTWKSGASAALTYQYGSGLASSIVPPSEERTPRDQLDLHMTTGERLFRGQGGLALDVQNAFDSRKVINFQSAFSGTRFQQGRRILLSVFGKF; encoded by the coding sequence ATGAAGCGTTCTGTTTTGATCTCTTTGGCGACCCTCGCCGCTCCCATCGTCCAAGCGGCCGGTCTGGCGCACGTTCGTTTTGTGGTGGTCGATCCGCTAACCAGGAAACCCGTCGCCGGCTTCGTAACCGTCGCGACGAGCGCGCGCCAGTCGCTGCTCGCGACCAGCCTCTTCCACCCCGGCGAGACACCGGTTCTCAACCCCCTCTCAGGCGAGGTGCAGCCTGCCTCCGCCGATCTGGAAGCGACGACCATCACCATCCCTCTCGGCGCAACGGTAACGCTCCGACAGCAGGATCAGGTCCCGACGAAGGAGATCGTCATCCGCGTAACGGCGACGCGGATCGCTCCGAACAAGGCCCCGGTTAGTACGTCGTCGACCACCCGTAACAAGGAGGACATCCAAAAATTCGTAAATACCACGCAGGCCGATACCCGGCAGCTCACCAAGGGGCAGGCCGGCGTGGCCGAAGACTCGGCTGGCCAACAGCACGTACGCGGCGAGCACACCTCGGTCAGCTACGTCATCGACGGCGTTCCGCTGCCGGACACCCTCTCCGGGCGGCAAGGAGCCGTGGTGGTGCCGAGCACGATCGAAACGCTGGAAATCATCACCGGCGGCTTCGCCCCCGAGTTCGGCGGCCAGACCGCCGCCGTCCTCAACGTCACGACCCTGCCGAATGTGCGGGCGGCGCGAACCGACGTAACGCTTCAAGGCGGTTCGTATAACACGTTCAACTCCGATCTCACCGCCGTCGGCCCCCTGGGGAAGCGCGCCAATTACGTGATCAACCTCGGATCTACGGGGACCGATAGCGCGGAAGAGCCGCCCCAACCGGACAATCAGACCGCTCACAATCGCGGTACGTCGCGAAGCGCGTTCGCCAAATTGAGAATCTCACCAAACTCGCGAGACGCCTACACCATCACCGTCAGCAATAACCCGGCCGACCTGCAAATCGCGAACCGAACCGGCCTTCCCGCCTCTTTCGCTCAGGCGGGGCAGGGATACGGACTCTTCGGCCTGCGCAATGCGGACGGCACCCGCCCGGACGTGACGCCGCAGAATGCCGGCCTTTTGGGCGCCCAAACAATCCCGTTGCCGAGCCAGCAAGCCGCGGGACAGGATATCAACCAATCCGAAATCAACGAGTTCGCGATTCTCAACTTTCAGCGGCACGTCAGCGCGAACGACAATGCCCAACTCGGCTTGACTCTCCTCCACGGCGGACAAGAGGTCGATAACCGGAATCCGGCGGTCGATCTGATGAACCTGCCGGTCGACAACAGCATCGAGTTCAACCCCACCGCATCGCGCACCATCCATCACGTCCAGCTCAGCGGCGCGTACAACGCCCGGCGCGGGTCGCATCGGCTAAAAGCCGGCTTCCTGCTGGACTCGCAAACCGGTACCGAATCGTACAAGATCGAGCCGGCCTCGCAGTTGGCGCTCGACGCCATTGCGGCGATCGCGCCTGGCCTTGCGCCACCCGGCTCTGCCTCCGCGGATCTCGATATCAACGGGAACCCGGTCTACACCGCCACTGGCCCATCCCCTACCTTGAAAGTGAGCCGTACCGGAACCTACAAGGCCGCGTATCTTCAGGACACGTGGATCCGTGGGCGGTTGACCGCCAACTACGGTCTGCGAGGCGATTGGTACAACCAAAATCAAGATCTAGGCCAACCGGATGTGTCGGCCTTCACGCTGTCGCCGCGACTGAATTTCCAGTATCAGCTCAACAAGCGCACCGATCTTCGGTGGTCGTATAACAAGCTGTTTAACACCCCTCCGCTGGCGCAAGGGGCGATTCTCGGCGCTGCCGTCCCGCCCGAGATCGTCGACCAGTACGACGTCGCGCTGTCCCACAAGCTTGCCCCCGGGCAGAGTCTGACGGTGGCGTACTACTACAAGCAGATCAAAGACCAAGTCGATGTCGGCCTCCTCATCCCCGGCAGCCAAATCGGCCTTTATAGTGCGGTCAGCCTGGAACACGGCGGCGTGCATGGACTGGAAATCAGCTACGACCTCAGCTCGCACAATGGCTGGGACGCTTACCTGAACTATTCCCGGAGCGCTGCGAAGCCCAACGGAAAGGACAACACGGGCGCGGATACCGACGAGTTCAATGACCACGACCAGCGCCACACCGTCGGTGTCGGGATCGCCTACACCTGGAAGTCGGGCGCCAGCGCCGCTCTGACTTACCAATACGGCAGCGGCCTCGCCAGTAGCATCGTCCCGCCGAGCGAAGAGCGAACGCCCCGCGACCAATTGGACCTCCACATGACCACCGGCGAGCGCCTATTCCGCGGTCAGGGCGGCCTCGCGCTCGACGTCCAAAACGCGTTCGACTCGCGGAAGGTAATCAACTTCCAATCCGCCTTCAGCGGCACTCGATTCCAGCAGGGCCGGCGGATCTTGCTGTCGGTATTTGGAAAATTTTAA
- a CDS encoding P1 family peptidase yields the protein MDLTRARELGIPFAGTPGTWNSITDVAGVEVGHCTLDPLDGSVRTGVTAILPRGLGSTAPTFAGSYALNGNGEMTGTAWIEEAGFLDSPILLTNTHSVGVVRDAVIAWQVKRDKGPSLNRQGDSFWSLPVVAETYDGFLNDINGFHVRPENVFAALDGACSGPVPEGNVGGGTGMVCFQFKGGIGTSSRRVGDYTVGVLVQANMGARRQMTIAGVPLGLALTEDMPALGPHGDVGSIIVVIATDAPLLPHQLKRIARRGPMGLARTGSTANNSSGDLFIAFSVAPAGSGCEEVLDVQMLANDAMSPLFEATVQAVEEAIVNALVAAETMTGLRGNTVSALAHGSLQALFARD from the coding sequence ATGGATCTGACGAGAGCGAGAGAGCTCGGAATTCCGTTCGCCGGTACACCAGGTACGTGGAACTCGATTACGGACGTGGCGGGCGTGGAGGTCGGCCACTGCACCCTCGACCCCTTGGACGGAAGCGTGCGGACCGGCGTTACCGCCATCCTTCCCCGTGGTCTGGGGAGCACCGCCCCTACGTTTGCCGGTTCGTACGCCTTGAACGGAAACGGCGAAATGACGGGTACGGCTTGGATCGAGGAGGCAGGATTTTTGGATAGCCCGATCTTGCTGACCAACACCCACAGCGTCGGCGTGGTGCGCGATGCCGTGATCGCCTGGCAAGTGAAGCGCGACAAGGGCCCCTCTCTGAATCGTCAGGGAGATAGCTTTTGGTCGCTTCCCGTCGTCGCGGAGACATACGATGGTTTTCTCAACGACATCAACGGGTTTCATGTGCGGCCCGAGAACGTCTTTGCCGCGCTCGACGGAGCATGCTCCGGGCCGGTGCCCGAGGGGAACGTCGGAGGCGGAACTGGGATGGTCTGTTTCCAATTTAAGGGCGGCATCGGGACATCGTCTCGCCGGGTCGGCGATTACACGGTTGGTGTCTTGGTCCAGGCCAACATGGGTGCGCGGCGGCAGATGACCATTGCCGGAGTTCCATTGGGACTCGCTCTTACCGAGGACATGCCGGCCCTAGGGCCTCATGGCGACGTTGGGTCGATTATCGTGGTCATCGCCACGGACGCCCCCCTTCTTCCACACCAGCTCAAGCGAATCGCGCGGCGCGGGCCGATGGGATTGGCTCGGACCGGCAGTACCGCCAACAACAGCTCGGGAGATCTGTTTATTGCCTTCTCAGTGGCACCGGCGGGCTCCGGCTGCGAGGAGGTCCTCGACGTCCAGATGTTGGCGAACGACGCGATGAGTCCTCTGTTCGAGGCCACCGTACAAGCGGTTGAGGAGGCTATCGTCAACGCGTTGGTCGCAGCGGAGACGATGACCGGGCTCCGCGGCAACACCGTCAGCGCCCTGGCGCATGGCAGCTTGCAGGCGCTATTTGCGAGAGACTAG
- a CDS encoding response regulator, which produces MGTSALGAKEDVSGDARLALLRRIGAVLSQIQEPEEVSAAVLAVLPQEHPISITIDRGDPPEGSIPILFGDIRLGFITPGDPYDHEFLSALADRIGSVIERCRLGREHRIALKKQRRLVELTTAINASMDISEVLRIVRDTVVDVCGFDRAGVFLFDEATRTMRGAWGTDRDGNLEDIRHQIHPMTEEDLKSWGMGVSDGQDYILVQEYASEYTPIDEEAMTGVHAHGIVQIRANNETVGFVGVDNLITQRPITHEDMRGLLPFAGQAAAAIKKARLLDEREVIVNQQRRLMQMAVAIGTNVELDSIFRLVRDAAVESGVVDRASVWIVDGDFVTGTWGTSNSGEVLDEHEKSFPLGDKLETMSVVPGETWFQIGVRPAIPLANGEVRENVPHAEIALRAGDRLVGFLMVDSLFTMRKITAESIEPLVAFANQAAVAIEKAALVQAQETMMRRQRRLMQMATAISGQQNLDVVFRLVCDAMLETGWIDRVGVWVIDGDKLCGTWGTDAEGNIVDERHLSYSLRDCSDTVQEVIRDGKPFVIDVLSDLSVVGKPGTSGVPRAIMAFRAGGELQGIISVDTLRTGRPITAADAELLLPFADQAAVAILNAKLNKAAHDELERRRLAEAELREQAEELILARDQALAATRAKSEFLANMSHEIRTPMNGVIGMTSLLLETPMTREQLDYTRTVQNSAEALLTVIDDILDFSKIEAGKMVIDRADFNFRTCIEEICEMMASRVGDKEVELNCFVPPGFPDLLIGDGGRIRQMLTNLAGNAVKFTQRGEVTVEASVLEETGTRVHVRIEVRDTGIGIPAHRQAAIFESFTQADNSTTRRYGGTGLGLTVTKQLALLMNGTLGMSSVEGEGSTFWIELPLTKQATGATPPVLSAENLTDLSVLVVDDNATNRRILKEQLRSWGCIATEATGGREALELLRSGDGSPQFGLVLLDFQMPEMDGIATVRDIRKIAAYEDIPVVLLTSVCIRPTLEALRSFGFSAVVSKPIRQAHLRMALLEVLGASGAQSPAPSNPVAEEIDLGLHVLVAEDNEVNLLVAGRRLEMWGCTFESAENGIEALELMERQRFDIVLMDVQMPGMDGFEATGRARHRESITGEHVPIIAMTAHAMQGDRERCITAGMDDYLSKPLNPTAMLQKLRQWGKRS; this is translated from the coding sequence ATGGGAACGAGCGCGCTAGGAGCCAAAGAAGACGTGTCAGGCGACGCCCGTCTGGCGTTGTTGCGACGTATCGGCGCCGTCCTAAGCCAAATCCAGGAACCGGAAGAGGTAAGCGCCGCCGTACTTGCCGTACTTCCCCAAGAGCATCCGATCTCGATCACGATTGACCGCGGCGATCCTCCCGAGGGATCGATTCCGATTCTGTTCGGCGATATACGGCTCGGATTTATCACCCCAGGGGACCCGTACGACCACGAGTTTCTTTCCGCCCTGGCGGATCGAATCGGAAGCGTAATCGAGCGGTGCCGCCTCGGCCGCGAGCACCGGATTGCGCTAAAGAAACAACGCCGCCTCGTCGAGCTCACCACGGCGATTAACGCCAGCATGGATATTTCCGAGGTCCTCCGGATTGTCCGAGACACCGTGGTCGACGTTTGCGGTTTCGATCGCGCCGGGGTTTTTCTGTTCGATGAAGCCACCCGCACCATGCGTGGCGCGTGGGGCACGGATCGGGATGGGAACCTAGAAGACATACGCCACCAGATTCATCCGATGACCGAGGAGGACCTTAAGAGTTGGGGGATGGGGGTTTCCGACGGCCAAGATTACATTCTTGTGCAGGAATATGCCTCGGAATACACTCCGATTGACGAGGAGGCAATGACCGGCGTCCACGCCCACGGCATCGTGCAGATCCGGGCGAACAATGAAACGGTCGGCTTCGTCGGGGTGGACAATCTAATCACCCAGCGACCGATCACCCATGAGGATATGCGCGGCCTGCTTCCATTTGCCGGACAGGCGGCGGCGGCGATTAAGAAGGCACGGTTGCTGGACGAACGCGAAGTCATCGTCAATCAGCAGCGCCGCCTGATGCAGATGGCGGTGGCGATCGGCACGAACGTCGAACTAGACTCGATTTTTCGCCTCGTTCGCGATGCGGCGGTCGAGAGCGGCGTGGTGGACCGGGCGAGCGTCTGGATCGTGGACGGAGATTTCGTCACCGGAACCTGGGGCACCTCCAATAGCGGCGAGGTACTGGACGAGCACGAAAAGAGCTTTCCGCTGGGCGACAAGTTGGAGACCATGTCGGTGGTTCCTGGAGAGACCTGGTTCCAGATCGGCGTGCGACCGGCGATCCCCTTGGCAAACGGCGAGGTCCGCGAGAACGTCCCTCACGCCGAGATCGCGCTTCGAGCCGGCGATCGGCTCGTGGGATTCCTTATGGTCGACTCGCTCTTTACGATGCGAAAGATCACCGCGGAGAGCATCGAGCCGCTAGTTGCCTTCGCCAATCAGGCAGCGGTAGCTATCGAGAAGGCGGCGCTGGTACAGGCGCAGGAAACCATGATGCGGCGTCAGCGGCGGTTGATGCAGATGGCGACCGCGATAAGCGGGCAGCAAAACCTGGACGTGGTATTTCGTCTTGTCTGCGACGCGATGCTGGAGACCGGTTGGATCGACCGAGTGGGCGTTTGGGTGATCGACGGCGACAAGTTATGTGGCACGTGGGGTACCGACGCCGAAGGCAACATCGTCGACGAACGTCACCTCTCATACTCGCTTCGCGACTGTTCGGACACCGTACAAGAGGTTATTCGCGACGGAAAGCCGTTCGTCATCGACGTGCTGTCCGACCTGAGCGTCGTCGGCAAGCCCGGCACGAGCGGAGTCCCCCGGGCGATCATGGCGTTTAGGGCGGGCGGAGAGCTCCAGGGAATCATCTCCGTCGATACGTTACGTACGGGTCGACCGATCACCGCCGCCGACGCGGAGCTGCTGCTGCCGTTCGCCGACCAGGCGGCGGTCGCGATCTTGAACGCTAAATTAAATAAGGCGGCCCACGACGAGCTCGAACGGCGTCGGCTGGCCGAGGCGGAACTTCGGGAGCAAGCCGAAGAGCTGATCCTGGCCCGGGACCAGGCGCTGGCGGCGACCCGCGCGAAGAGCGAATTCCTCGCCAACATGAGCCACGAAATACGGACGCCCATGAACGGCGTCATCGGCATGACTTCCCTCTTGCTGGAAACGCCGATGACCCGGGAGCAGCTCGACTACACTCGAACCGTCCAGAACAGCGCCGAAGCACTCCTCACCGTCATCGACGACATCCTCGACTTCTCCAAAATCGAGGCCGGAAAGATGGTCATCGACCGAGCGGATTTCAACTTCCGGACATGCATCGAGGAGATCTGCGAGATGATGGCATCCCGCGTTGGCGACAAAGAAGTCGAGCTGAACTGCTTCGTCCCGCCCGGCTTCCCCGACCTCCTGATCGGTGACGGGGGGCGCATTCGGCAGATGCTCACCAATCTCGCCGGCAACGCAGTCAAGTTCACCCAGCGCGGCGAGGTCACCGTAGAGGCGAGCGTTCTCGAGGAAACCGGCACCCGGGTTCACGTGCGGATCGAGGTGCGCGACACCGGAATCGGTATCCCTGCCCATCGCCAAGCGGCAATTTTTGAGAGCTTTACGCAAGCCGACAACAGCACCACGCGCCGATATGGCGGCACCGGCCTGGGGCTCACCGTCACCAAACAACTCGCGCTTCTGATGAATGGGACGCTCGGGATGAGCAGCGTCGAAGGGGAAGGTAGCACTTTCTGGATCGAGCTTCCACTGACCAAGCAGGCGACGGGGGCCACCCCGCCGGTTCTTTCGGCGGAAAATCTCACCGATCTATCCGTTTTGGTCGTCGACGATAACGCAACCAATCGGCGCATCCTAAAAGAGCAGCTCCGATCTTGGGGGTGTATCGCGACGGAGGCCACCGGCGGTCGCGAAGCGCTTGAGCTTCTCAGGTCCGGCGATGGGTCGCCCCAATTTGGGCTCGTACTTCTCGATTTTCAGATGCCTGAGATGGACGGCATCGCGACGGTGCGGGACATCCGCAAGATTGCCGCCTATGAAGATATTCCGGTGGTGCTGTTAACGTCGGTCTGCATTCGCCCCACGCTCGAAGCGCTCCGCTCATTCGGATTTTCCGCCGTCGTTTCCAAGCCGATCCGGCAGGCACACCTTCGCATGGCCCTCTTGGAAGTACTCGGCGCTTCGGGAGCTCAGTCGCCCGCCCCGTCGAACCCGGTAGCCGAAGAGATCGACCTTGGCCTCCACGTCCTGGTGGCGGAGGACAACGAAGTCAATTTGCTTGTCGCGGGGCGACGTCTTGAAATGTGGGGCTGCACTTTCGAAAGCGCGGAGAACGGGATCGAAGCGCTGGAGCTGATGGAGCGTCAGAGATTCGACATCGTTCTGATGGACGTTCAGATGCCGGGCATGGACGGGTTTGAAGCGACGGGGCGGGCTCGCCATCGCGAGTCGATCACCGGGGAGCACGTGCCGATCATCGCGATGACCGCCCATGCTATGCAGGGCGATCGTGAGCGGTGCATTACGGCCGGAATGGACGACTACCTGTCCAAGCCGCTAAATCCGACCGCGATGCTTCAGAAGCTTCGCCAATGGGGCAAGCGAAGCTAA